AAACCATACAAAAGTTCGGCAACTGAGACATCTTCTATGGCTTCGGGACATTCAATGGTTGCTTTGTTTTTTTCCCAGCGTTTGGATAATTGGTGATAGTCAAATTCGTGGGTGCAGGGTTCGCCATCATGACCAAGACAAGGGATGGTGCGTTGAATATCTAAGCCGGGGAACCTGGAGAGAGTTACTTCGATGCCATCTCGTAATAGGACAAAGAAATTCAAAGGGTTAGCACCGCGTACTGTTAGTTTAATATAGCGATCGCCTTTTGCAGCTTCCACCAAAGCTAAATGTTCTTGTTCATAAGCCAACACTGCCCCGTTTCGCCAATGGGTGTTAGTTGTAAAGCGGTGTTGACGCGCAATAAACCAAGTCGGAATCCCCGCCGGAATAGTATTGAGTTTGAATTTCATCGAGATTTCATGGCAATTGGCTTTAGCTTTTATTTGCTGCCATTTTTGTTCATAATTCGGCGGGTCGAATGGTAAACGTTCAACAATTAAGCTGATATCTCGGTTTTCTAAAGTGCGGTAAGAAAGGTCAAAACGTTCCATCAGCCGGAGAAAATGGTCACGCATTGATGGGGCTAAATCTTGCCAGAGTTTATCCATTTCCTGGCGGGTGAAAATGCCAAACTTGTTAATTACTTCTTCGCTTTCCAGAACTTTGCTGATGTATTGAGTCACCCACTGCGGTTTGAGGATGACTGTATCGTTGAGTTCTTCATTGTCTTGGAAATAGAGAATTTCGCCTAATTCATGCAGCCATCGCGCCAGCACTTCTTTACTAATGTCCGCAACTCCAGACTCAGCCATGATTTTCCACAATTGCTGCGGGGTGATGTATTTTTGTGGCTGGGAACGAATAGCGTTGGCAGCATTTAACCAAGTCGTAGGCCAGATTTCACCCATTAAGGGCAGTTTAGCAGCAGTGTCGGCAATTGTTTGGCGGAGTTCTTCAATGCCGAGGCTGGTTTTAGAACTAATTTTGCAGTGTTCGACTATTTGGGGGTACTTGTCGCGTAACTCTTTGAGGGGAAGGTCAGCGTCGCGTTCGTCGATATGGGTGGCGACCAGTAAAATGGGTGATTCCGGCGCTAAGGCTTTGATGGTATCTAGCCAATAGTAGAGTTTACCTTGCTCAAATCCCAGTCGCGCATTCCAGGCAAGTAAGAATAGGGAACGGTTGGTGAGGAAGAATTGATGAGTGGCGTGATAGATTTCTTGTCCGCCAAAGTCCCAGGTGTTCAGTTGCATCGTGACATCTGGTTTTGCGGGATGGGTTAATTCGAGGGATTTAATTTCAATCCCGTGAGTGGTTGATTCTTGGGTGTCAAATTCTTCACCGCGCAACGCTCTTAATAAGGATGTTTTGCCTACGCCGCCTTCACCAACTACTAGCAGTTTAGAAACCCATTGCTGTTCGCTATCTTCTAATTTTTCTCGCAGATAGGTCAAAATCGCCTGGGTTCCTTGCTCAACAATCTCAGGCGGTGGCGAAGTTAATGGATTTTTATCAAGGTATAGCTCTGCCAAATTGGAAAGTCGACAGATTTCTGGCGGTAGACTCCTAAGTTGATTTTTATGGAGGTATAGCCATGTCAACTTGGAGAGTTGACTGATTTTCGATGGCAGGCTGCTGAGTTGATTGCTATGAAGGTTTAACGTTGTCAAGTTGGAGAGTTGACCGATTTCTGGCGGCAGGCTACTGAGTTGATTGTTATGGAGGTATAGCAGCGTCAAATGAGATAGTTGGCAGATTTCTAGCGGCAAGCTGCTGAGTTGATGATTAGAGAGGTCTAAGTAAGTTACCTTGTCCTTGGCAGCTTGTTCAATAATTTGCAACAGTTCTTCGTTTGTCACCCGCAAACCTCACCAACTCTGTAGCGATATTTACCAGAATAGTTTAGCAGTGTGGGAAGTGAAGAATAGGGAGGCGTGTTTAAGTTAATTTAAAATCTCAATGAGTATTCAAGACTTGTTAACCGAGTTCAAAGACTCATTCACGAGTATCTAAGACTCATTAAAGAAGTTCCAAGGCTCATTAATGAAGTGCCAATACTCATTAAAGGATTTCAAAGCCTCATTCACAAGTATCAAACACTCATTAAAGAAGTTCCAAGGCTCATTCATGAATTTCCAAGACTCATTAAAGGAGTTCCGAGCTTCACTAATGAAGTTCAAATCCTCATTCACCAGTAAAGTTAGGTGTAGGTTGGATGGAGGAACGGAACCCAACATTATCGAGATTTTGTTCGGTTTCTTTATCGCTTAAACTAATCTACTATTCTCTATCTAACGCCGTGCAACTTTCTATCAAACCTAACCCCCAACCCCTTCCCTACGAGGGAAGGGGAGCAAGATTCAAAGCCTCTCTCCGCTGTGGAGAGAGGTTTGGAGAGGGGTTATAAAAATTAGTTGCACATCGCACTATCTACAATTTCATCAGCTTCAACTTACCAAAAAATTCGTCAAGCGATCGCTCTGTTGTAGATTTGATCACATACTTTGGCGAAAAAATATCATTCCCGCACAGTCAAAGGTAGGCGGACAGTAAAAGTCGAGCCTACGCCTGGCTGACTTTTGACAAAAATCTCACCGCCCATCATCTGACAAAAATGGCTGCTAATAGCTAAACCTAAGCCAGTACCACCATATTTCTTGGTGGTGGAGTTATCCCCTTGGGTGAAAGGTTGAAATAACTGTTGCTGTTGATGATGAGTCATTCCAATACCTGTATCCGCTACCATAAACGAAATCATACCCAAGGGAGGGTCTGAAAGCGAATTGGGTTTTTCACTTTTAACAGTTAGTGTGACTTTGCCGTTAGTTGTAAATTTAGCTGCATTACTCAATAAGTTTAAAAGTACTTGCCGCATTCTTGTCTGATCAGCATACATTGTTCCTAGCTGTTCGTCGTAGTCTATTTCTAAGATGTTGCCATTTTTCTCAATGGAAGGCTTAATAGTCAAGACAAGATTATTAATTAGATTCCCAATTTCAAATGTCTCTGGATAAAGAGTCATTTTCCCCGCTTCAATTTTTGACAAGTCGAGGATATCGTTAATTAATTCTAATAAGTGCCTACCAGCGGAATTAATGGTTTCTAAATCAGTAATAAAGTCTCCTGATAAATTTAAGTCTGTAGCGTCATCTTGCAGGAGTTGGCTAAGTCCAATGACAGCATTCAAGGGTGTACGTAATTCGTGACTGACGTTAGCTAAAAATACACTCTTAGCTTTGCTGGCGGCTTCGGCTAGTTCTTTGGCTTGTTCTAGTTGTTTGGTGCGTTCCGACACGCGCTCAATCAACCGATTAAGGGATTTTGCTAACAAGCCAATTTCATCTTCAGTGGTGACAGGGGCGCGTAAATCAAAATTAGATTTGCGGGCGACTTGTTCAGCAACTTGGGTGACAGTAATTACTGGTTCGGCGATCGCACGACTGGTGCGCCAGGCTATAATAGCGGCGATCGCTACTGACACCAGCATACTCACCATCACAATTAATCTCTCAACTCCTTTCGCCTGCTCTACGTCTATTTGCCTATCCTGTTCTTGATTTTCCGCAGTTTGCAAAATATTAGTTAACTTTTCGGAAAGATTATCTAACTGTATGGCAGTTTCACCACGCATTATTTTTAACAACTGCTCTCGAACTACAGCAATTTGTTGTGGTTGTAAAGGCTGCCGTTCGATTTCTTTTAAGACAGTTTCTATCTGGTCAACGTAGGATTTTAAATTAATCGTATAATCTTCTAATAAAGCCTGTAAATTAGCACTTGTTGCTGCTAATTGCATAGGCTTTCTTTCGATAAAACTGTCAATTTTCTGCTCTAAATCTTGAGCCTTATTAACATTCTTTAAAAATTCCGTTTTTCTAGTCAGCAGTTGTTGAGAATCTTCTAATACTGCAACTAAATTAGAACTATGTAATTGCGCTCCAACTACTGCATTTTTATAGTTAGTTAGTAGTTGGCGTTGTTCTTGAGCTTGAGTAAATTGCCTAATTTCTCGTCCTCGATAATAGTTGGCAATCACCAAACCAGTAAGTGAGCCAAAAAAGCCAATACCTATAGCGACAAAGTAGCCATAGCCTATTTTCTGGTGTATCCGCCAAGAACTTGCCTTGAGTTTCCCACTGGAGGGAAATTCGATTGTTGGGAGTTCTTCGGTTGATGAATTTTCGGCTGGCACTTTTTTGCTTTCTGAATTACTGTCAATTGGGTTAGGCTTGTGAGTTTGCATTCCTCAAATCTCCTCGCCCTTCCGCAAAAATCGCCACATCAATTCCATCTTTAAAATTAAATTAACTGGTGATTAACACCTACACAATTTTTTGTAAGAAGCAGCGTAAATAATTATTCTTTAAATAATTGTCATGACTTTATTGGATTTGGGGGATTTTGATATGAATGTATACAAAAACACTAGATAATTATAAAACTCTGTGTTTATATATAATCAATACTTGTCTAGAGTAAAGCTTATTCTAGAATTTTATCCTTATCGTTACTGTTTATGAAACCTGGTTAATAGCAGTTATCTTTTAACTATTAGCTACACTACTACTTTATTTTACTGTTGCCGTGGATGATACAAATACTTAGATTCCAGACATATTAATTCATCTCGCATCTTAACATCAATTAGTAAGATTCTCCAACAAGTTTTTAATTCTCCCAGTTTTGAGCAATAAAAAACCTCTGTCTATTTACTACTTAAGCAATATCCAGACAGAGGAAATTTGATATATGAAGGGAGTATTCGCTGTTTTTTCCTCCCTAACCGACTAATACGGGAATTTTAATGCTACTAGAGTACTAGGCGATCGCAGTTGAACGCAACTTGTCAACAGCTTGCTTCAACAATTCTGCCTTATCGGTTTGTTCCCAAGGCAAATCTAAGTCATTTCGTCCCAAATGGCCGTAAGCCGCGACGTCCTGATAAAAACGTCCGCCTCTTTCACTTGGTAACTTACGTAAGTTGAAAGCATGAATAATTCCGGCTGGACGTAGTTCAAAGTTTTCTTTGACTAATTCCAACAAAATTTCATCATCCACTTTGCCAGTCCCAAAAGTTTCTAGGAGAATACTGACTGGTCTAGCTACACCGATCGCATAACTCAGTTGAACTTCACATTTTTCTGCCAACCCAGCAGCTACAATATTTTTGGCTACATAGCGAGCTGCATAAGCCGCAGAACGGTCTACTTTTGTGGGGTCTTTGCCAGAAAAAGCACCACCACCATGACGGGAATAACCGCCGTAGGTATCAACAATGATTTTTCTACCTGTTAAACCAGAGTCACCTTGCGGCCCACCAATTACGAATTTGCCTGTAGGATTGACTAAAAAGCGGGTTTCTTGATCAGGCTTGATATTAATATCGCTAAAAACAGGTTCGACCACTGCCTTCCAGAGGTCTTGTTTAATTTTAGCTTGCACTGCTGCCTCATCAGTGATTTCCCCAATGCTGGCTGTATGTTGGGTGGAAATCAGGATAGTATCAATGCCTACAGGTTTACCATCTTCGTAGACTACGGTTACTTGGGTTTTACCGTCGGGACGCAGGTATGACAACTCACCTGTTTTACGAACTGCTGCCAGTCGGCGAGCAATACGGTGTGCCAAACTGATAGGTAAAGGCATCAGTTCAGGGGTTTCGTTGCAAGCAAAGCCAAACATGATACCTTGGTCGCCTGCGCCGATTGTATCGAATAGTTCATCACTATCCTGTTGGCGAGTTTCTTGAGCGACGTTTACACCTT
This window of the Nostoc sp. HK-01 genome carries:
- a CDS encoding Miro domain protein, whose product is MTNEELLQIIEQAAKDKVTYLDLSNHQLSSLPLEICQLSHLTLLYLHNNQLSSLPPEIGQLSNLTTLNLHSNQLSSLPSKISQLSKLTWLYLHKNQLRSLPPEICRLSNLAELYLDKNPLTSPPPEIVEQGTQAILTYLREKLEDSEQQWVSKLLVVGEGGVGKTSLLRALRGEEFDTQESTTHGIEIKSLELTHPAKPDVTMQLNTWDFGGQEIYHATHQFFLTNRSLFLLAWNARLGFEQGKLYYWLDTIKALAPESPILLVATHIDERDADLPLKELRDKYPQIVEHCKISSKTSLGIEELRQTIADTAAKLPLMGEIWPTTWLNAANAIRSQPQKYITPQQLWKIMAESGVADISKEVLARWLHELGEILYFQDNEELNDTVILKPQWVTQYISKVLESEEVINKFGIFTRQEMDKLWQDLAPSMRDHFLRLMERFDLSYRTLENRDISLIVERLPFDPPNYEQKWQQIKAKANCHEISMKFKLNTIPAGIPTWFIARQHRFTTNTHWRNGAVLAYEQEHLALVEAAKGDRYIKLTVRGANPLNFFVLLRDGIEVTLSRFPGLDIQRTIPCLGHDGEPCTHEFDYHQLSKRWEKNKATIECPEAIEDVSVAELLYGLTFNTQNAVLERIDELETKVVDKQAIILNEIKNLRELSQREFTNVFRREQAKIDSHCPNIFVLRPRGGKSWQKALAGQKIDLQLYCQAPGCWHPTQAGGLYEIDEPAKWLRATAPYIGKLFKVLRFAAPIIGPWLGVVDPKEYEAIYKNDLELFKELAEKLPEIQDAADLELADKIARGEDLDPERADGAALRALRQLLEEKDPQQHWGGLKKVLTPEGHYLWLCEHHAAEYKR
- a CDS encoding integral membrane sensor signal transduction histidine kinase HepK, with the protein product MQTHKPNPIDSNSESKKVPAENSSTEELPTIEFPSSGKLKASSWRIHQKIGYGYFVAIGIGFFGSLTGLVIANYYRGREIRQFTQAQEQRQLLTNYKNAVVGAQLHSSNLVAVLEDSQQLLTRKTEFLKNVNKAQDLEQKIDSFIERKPMQLAATSANLQALLEDYTINLKSYVDQIETVLKEIERQPLQPQQIAVVREQLLKIMRGETAIQLDNLSEKLTNILQTAENQEQDRQIDVEQAKGVERLIVMVSMLVSVAIAAIIAWRTSRAIAEPVITVTQVAEQVARKSNFDLRAPVTTEDEIGLLAKSLNRLIERVSERTKQLEQAKELAEAASKAKSVFLANVSHELRTPLNAVIGLSQLLQDDATDLNLSGDFITDLETINSAGRHLLELINDILDLSKIEAGKMTLYPETFEIGNLINNLVLTIKPSIEKNGNILEIDYDEQLGTMYADQTRMRQVLLNLLSNAAKFTTNGKVTLTVKSEKPNSLSDPPLGMISFMVADTGIGMTHHQQQQLFQPFTQGDNSTTKKYGGTGLGLAISSHFCQMMGGEIFVKSQPGVGSTFTVRLPLTVRE
- a CDS encoding S-adenosylmethionine synthetase → MIILLQEEISLSRRYLFTSESVTEGHPDKICDQISDTILDTLLTQDPSSRVAAEVVVNTGLVLITGEITTKANVNYVNLARKKIAEIGYVDADNGFSANSTSIIVALDEQSPDIAQGVNVAQETRQQDSDELFDTIGAGDQGIMFGFACNETPELMPLPISLAHRIARRLAAVRKTGELSYLRPDGKTQVTVVYEDGKPVGIDTILISTQHTASIGEITDEAAVQAKIKQDLWKAVVEPVFSDINIKPDQETRFLVNPTGKFVIGGPQGDSGLTGRKIIVDTYGGYSRHGGGAFSGKDPTKVDRSAAYAARYVAKNIVAAGLAEKCEVQLSYAIGVARPVSILLETFGTGKVDDEILLELVKENFELRPAGIIHAFNLRKLPSERGGRFYQDVAAYGHLGRNDLDLPWEQTDKAELLKQAVDKLRSTAIA